From the genome of Nicotiana sylvestris chromosome 2, ASM39365v2, whole genome shotgun sequence, one region includes:
- the LOC138883863 gene encoding uncharacterized protein — protein sequence MDEPNRHVVVPGNYNLLLNNEQVALALASLCAAPESEILGAMSDVELSQKVASMALHNLGLEVARYCRERKRTGLYEKMSSKYQHYHAKHRAMSDIYHQDPEFQVFREGLKQREDQLERKIEELRERDEEFVKFVAQFIELEASLKADEYELELSKGVTAENADLQVKVDDLTAELSAKVAKIEGLKGELIVSTDEPAKAISESVSLEDALRISRSELTREREAYGRHVAGLEGRVKEAELAALKGQMASPRAEGGFLHASYLDLFVEANVNNILL from the exons ATGGACGAACCGAACCGTCATGTGGTCGTTCCAGGGAACTACAATTTACTGTTGAACAACGAGCAGGTGGCGTTGGCCCTAGCTTCTTTATGTGCCGCTCCTGAAAGCGAGATACTTGGGGCGATGAGCGATGTGGAGTTATCTCAAAAGGTCGCTAGCATGGCCCTGCAC AACCTTGGCTTGGAGGTTGCGAGATATTGTCGAGAGAGAAAGAGGACGGGCCTTTATGAGAAGATGTCGTCCAAGTATCAGCATTACCATGCTAAGCATCGGGCGATGTCCGACATTTATCATCAGGACCCTGAGTTTCAGGTGTTTCGTGAGGGGCTTAAGCAGCGGGAGGACCAGTTGGAGCGCAAGATAGAGGAGTTGAGGGAGAGGGACGAAGAGTTTGTGAAGTTTGTAGCCCAGTTCATCGAATTGGAGGCCTCCCTTAAGGCGGATGAGTACGAGCTCGAATTGAGCAAGGGGGTGACGGCTGAGAATGCCGACTTACAGGTGAAGGTGGACGACTTGACCGCCGAGTTAAGTGCTAAGGTAGCGAAGATTGAGGGGCTTAAGGGAGAGCTGATCGTTAGCACTGATGAGCCGGCGAAAGCTATTTCTGAATCGGTATCTCTGGAAGATGCCCTCCGTATTTCTAGGTCAGAACTGACTAGGGAGAGGGAAGCCTATGGTCGTCATGTTGCAGGGCTCGAAGGGCGTGTCAAAGAGGCGGAGTTGGCTGCATTGAAGGGACAAATGGCCTCGCCGAGGGCAGAAGGG GGATTTTTGCACGCGTCGTACTTGGACCTATTTGTAGAGGCAAatgtaaataatattttgctGTAA